A window of [Clostridium] innocuum genomic DNA:
GTGCCTCTATCGTTGTTTCTTCTACATGATATTCCATGATATGCCTCCTTAAACGTTTTTATTGTATCAGGACAGCCTCCTTTTCACAATCATTTCCAATCGTTTTTAATGCATTTCTGCTGAGGAGGGAAATGATAAGGGAGGCAATGCAGGCAAATAGGATCAGAATATCCACTCTTGTCGCAAAGGTCTCCAGCAGAATGCCGTACAGGGACTGACCGATCGGGTAGGAGCACATGACGACCATGGTGACCATGGATGCCACCTTTCCCAGCAGATGATTCGGTGTGGATTTCTGCAGGAAGGTCTGCGCGTAGATATTGAATAAGGCCGCAAACAGCATGATGCAGATGCTGGATACAAAGATGCAGGCATATGCGATATATACCGGGGTGTGCAGGAATAAAACCAGTGCCATCGGGAGCAGAAACAGACTGCCGCTCAAAAGAAAGCGCCATGCACCGGACATATCCACCCGCTTTAAAAAGAACGGAAGTGCAATGCTGCCGGCAATGGAGCCGATACCGGTTGCGGCTTCCAGCCAGCCATAGAAGGTTGGCGGAAGCTGCAGGGTGATATTGGAAATGACAGGCAGACCGACGGTGATAAAGCTGGAAAGAACCAGATTCAATCCCGCTAAGAGCAGTAACAGATGAAGGAGGGTCGGATTATCATGCCGCAGAAAGTGCAGGCTCTGGCGACAGTCACTGCGTATGATGGAGAGCATGGAGCCATCTGTTGCCACCCGCTGAAAGGGAATACGCATGATGCATTCCAGGATGGCGGATAGAAAGAAGGCAGTTCCGGAAATATTCAGTAACAGAGAAAACGGCAGGAAGGAAAACAGAAAGCCGCCCAAAATAGGTCCGAGCAGGGTTGCCAGTGCATTGATCTGTACAACAATGCCGTTTGCCTGCATCAGCTGATTCTCAGAAACAAGCAGCGGAATGCTTGCCTGTACGGAGGGCTGATAGAATGCCTGTATGATAGACAATGAGATCATGAGTATGGCAACCAGCACAATACTGAACCCCCTTGTGCTTACCATGGAAAAGCCGAAGATGAGGAAGGAGGTCAGAAAATCAAGATTGAGCATGATGCTTCTTCTGCTTACACGATCCGCCAGAATACCGCCGAAGGGGGATAGCAGAATGGTCGGAAGTATGGAAACCGCCAGTATGGTCGCAAATATGGATGCACTGCTGGTAACCTGCAATACATAGAGAGACAAGGAAAAACGCAGAATTGCGTTGCCGAACAGGGAAATGATCTGTCCGATAATCATGAGTATAAAATTACGATTGAAAGCTTTCATAAGGGAACATCCTTTCTTTATGATACCAAACGACGGTATGTATGTTGATTAAGAGAAACTACCCGTCAGGGTAGCTCATGCATGGATTGTGCAAGGATGCGGAAATAGCTTGTCAGCTCCTGCTCGAGAGGCTCATCGATGACCGGTATGCCCATGGAATCACACAGCGTGCGAAAGTAGGCGACCTTTGCCGGTATCGCATCCAGCTCCTTTAAAACGATGGGGGAACAGATCCAGTAATTCAATAGCAGCATCAGCACCTGTGCAGCACACAGCGGGTCCTGCTGGCGGATACTGCCATCCGCCATTCCTTCCTCCAGAATGCGTTCCACAATCTGGGAATTGACACTTAAATTTTCTGCCATGCCACTCATGAAAATTTTCGGATTCTTCCAAAGATTTATGGATATGGTGTCAATCTGCTTCTTTTCTTCATTTTGAATCTGTCGGTAAATGATGGCACGAAGCTTTTCGATACCGGTTTTATCACTGGCATTTCGCAGCAGCTCCATCTGGGTATCATTGTGATAGCAGCGTTCACTCAGTGCTTCGATAATTTCATCCTTGGATTTAAAGTGATGATAGATGGCGCCCTTGCTCATACCGAGGGCATTGACGATGTCCTGTATCGTTGTTTTCTCATAGCCCTTCTCATTGAAGAGCGCCAGAGAAACCTCCAGAATTTTCTCCACGGTTCTCTGCGGGTATTTATTGCGTGCCATAGCTCCTCCTTTATCATACATACGTTTGGTATGTATATATCCTATCATATCGGAAGTGACATGTAAAGCCTGCTTGTGAAAAATCAGTTTGAAGTGAGAGGGAAATATGATAAAATAGATATGATTTATGCGAAAGATAGGAGAAATGAGGATGTTGAAGCTGTTTACTCCCGATTATTATATCCATAGCTTTTCGGCTCTGCGCCCGGAGTATCTGTTGGAGCATGGTATTCGCCTGCTCGTCTGTGATATCGACAATACGCTGGTGCCGCATGATGTGGCACTACCTGATGAAAAGGCTGTACAGTTTATACGCGGCATGCAGGAGGCGGGAATCCGGGTCGTGTTTATCAGTAACAACGTGGAGGAACGCGTTGAAACCTTTGCGAAGGGACTGCAGGCGGACTGTTATCCGTTCGCTATGAAGCCGCTGCCGAAAACCTACCGGAGAATGCTGAAGGAGCAGGGCGTTGATAAGAAGGAGGTCGCTGTGGTTGGGGACCAGCTGATGACGGATATTCTGGGAGCCAATCTGATGGGGCTGCATACGGTTCTGACAGCACCTGTGGTGACCAGGGATTTGTCATTCACAAAGTTTAATCGTTTTTTTGAAAATATCGTATTTCGGCTGCTGCAAATAACAGGGCGGCTTCGTAAAGGAGAGTATGATGAGTAATAAGATATGTAAGGGCTGCGGTGTCGTATTGCAGAGCAGTGATGCCGCCGCAATCGGATATACACCGAAAATGGAGGCAGACTATTGTCAGCGCTGCTTCCGTATCCGGCATTATGATGATGTGGTCATCAGTATGAAGCAGGGCATTGACAGTGATGCTGTACTGCAGAAGATCAACGCCATGGATGCGCTTGTGGTCTGGGTGGTTGATCTGTTTGATTTTGAATCCAATCTGCTGCCGGGTATCAACCGTCATCTGCTGGGTAAGGATATCCTTATGGTGGCGACCAAGCGCGACCTGCTTCCTGCAACTCTGGGCAATGAGAAGCTTTCACAGTTTTTGCTGCGCCGTTTAAAGGAAGAGGGAATCCTTGTTCAGGGAATTGTGGTCTGCGGAGATCTGGCTGCACATGCCCGGCGTGAGGATAATGCATCCGTCGATGAGGTGTGTGCGGCGATTGCACATTACCGTAAGGAGCGTGATGTTGTTGTCATGGGCATGGCGAATGCCGGAAAGAGCACTCTGCTGAATGCCATCTGTGATGGCGTTGATCTGACAACCTCACGGCATCCGGGGACTACGCTGGATTTCAATTCCATTGCGATGGAGGGCTATCAGCTTTATGACACACCGGGACTGACCCGTATGGATTCCTTGCTGACGCATGTGGATGATGGTCTGCTGAAAACGGTGATTCCGTTAAAGCCCTTAAAGGCCAGAGGCTATCAGCTGAAGGGCAATCAGACACTGTCGCTGGGCGGTCTTGTCCGACTGGATCTGATCAGGTGTGAACAGGTCAGCTGTGTTGCCTATTTTTCGGAAAGGCTGCCGCTGCACCGCAGCAAGCAGGAAAAAGCGGATGTATTGTGGGCACAGCATTATGATGAAATCCTTTCTCCGGTGATTGGAGAAAGAGAGCATATGAAAAAATTTTCGTATGGACATGTGCAGGAACATAAGCTGGATGTCGTAATCCATGGCTTAGGCTGGTTCTGTATCCGTGGTGATGTGGCTTCCGTGGATGTCTATGTGGCACAGCAGGGCAATGTAACGTTTAGAAAGGCGATGATATAATGTTAACAGGAAAACAGAAAAGTGAGCTGCGCGGGATTGCGCAGACAAGAAAACCACTCTTCCAGATGGGGAAGGATGCAATCAGTGAAAATCTGATCAAGACGATATCGGATTCACTGGAGGCGCATGAGCTGGTCAAGGTATCGCTTTTAAAGACCTGTGCGATAACGGCAAATGAGGCTGCCGTCACCATCAGCGCTGCAACACACAGCGAGGTGGTGCAGGTGATCGGGCGTACCTTTACGCTGTATCGGCGAAGCAAGAAAAATAAGCTGGGGTTATAGTATATGCGGATCGCGGTACTGGGCGGAGCCTTTGATCCGATACATAACGGACATCTGCAGATTGCAAAGCAGGCACTGAAGCAGCTGCGCGTGGATGAGGTGTGGTTTATGCCGAGTGCAGCAACGCCGTTAAAGCAAACGCAGGCTGCCTCCTTTTCGGATCGTGCGGCTATGGTATCTCTTGCTATCAGGCCATACCGGCATATGAAGCTGTGCACGCTGGAGCATCAGCTGGAGGGTGTTTCCTATACCATACGTACGGTGAAGGAGCTGAAAAAGCGCTATCCGAAGCATTCCTTCTGCTGGCTGATCGGGGATGATCAGGCGAGGCAGTTCGACCGATGGAAGGACAGCGAGGAGCTGAAGCACCAGCTGCCCTTTTATGTGTTTTCAAGAGAGT
This region includes:
- a CDS encoding YqeG family HAD IIIA-type phosphatase: MLKLFTPDYYIHSFSALRPEYLLEHGIRLLVCDIDNTLVPHDVALPDEKAVQFIRGMQEAGIRVVFISNNVEERVETFAKGLQADCYPFAMKPLPKTYRRMLKEQGVDKKEVAVVGDQLMTDILGANLMGLHTVLTAPVVTRDLSFTKFNRFFENIVFRLLQITGRLRKGEYDE
- the yhbY gene encoding ribosome assembly RNA-binding protein YhbY; protein product: MLTGKQKSELRGIAQTRKPLFQMGKDAISENLIKTISDSLEAHELVKVSLLKTCAITANEAAVTISAATHSEVVQVIGRTFTLYRRSKKNKLGL
- the yqeH gene encoding ribosome biogenesis GTPase YqeH, with product MSNKICKGCGVVLQSSDAAAIGYTPKMEADYCQRCFRIRHYDDVVISMKQGIDSDAVLQKINAMDALVVWVVDLFDFESNLLPGINRHLLGKDILMVATKRDLLPATLGNEKLSQFLLRRLKEEGILVQGIVVCGDLAAHARREDNASVDEVCAAIAHYRKERDVVVMGMANAGKSTLLNAICDGVDLTTSRHPGTTLDFNSIAMEGYQLYDTPGLTRMDSLLTHVDDGLLKTVIPLKPLKARGYQLKGNQTLSLGGLVRLDLIRCEQVSCVAYFSERLPLHRSKQEKADVLWAQHYDEILSPVIGEREHMKKFSYGHVQEHKLDVVIHGLGWFCIRGDVASVDVYVAQQGNVTFRKAMI
- a CDS encoding MFS transporter, giving the protein MKAFNRNFILMIIGQIISLFGNAILRFSLSLYVLQVTSSASIFATILAVSILPTILLSPFGGILADRVSRRSIMLNLDFLTSFLIFGFSMVSTRGFSIVLVAILMISLSIIQAFYQPSVQASIPLLVSENQLMQANGIVVQINALATLLGPILGGFLFSFLPFSLLLNISGTAFFLSAILECIMRIPFQRVATDGSMLSIIRSDCRQSLHFLRHDNPTLLHLLLLLAGLNLVLSSFITVGLPVISNITLQLPPTFYGWLEAATGIGSIAGSIALPFFLKRVDMSGAWRFLLSGSLFLLPMALVLFLHTPVYIAYACIFVSSICIMLFAALFNIYAQTFLQKSTPNHLLGKVASMVTMVVMCSYPIGQSLYGILLETFATRVDILILFACIASLIISLLSRNALKTIGNDCEKEAVLIQ
- a CDS encoding TetR/AcrR family transcriptional regulator translates to MARNKYPQRTVEKILEVSLALFNEKGYEKTTIQDIVNALGMSKGAIYHHFKSKDEIIEALSERCYHNDTQMELLRNASDKTGIEKLRAIIYRQIQNEEKKQIDTISINLWKNPKIFMSGMAENLSVNSQIVERILEEGMADGSIRQQDPLCAAQVLMLLLNYWICSPIVLKELDAIPAKVAYFRTLCDSMGIPVIDEPLEQELTSYFRILAQSMHELP